The Mycolicibacterium aurum genome segment CTTCGGTCCGAGCTTCGACCGCGACCGGCTCGACAATCTCACCCTCGGCCTCGAACGGCACGCCTCACGTAACCTCCACCGGGTGCCCACGGCGATCGCCCGGCTGGCGCGCATCCGACGGATCACGTCGCGGCTGCAGGCCAGCTATGACGTGCTGCTGATGCCGACGCTGGCCGACGCACCCCCGACGATCGGACACCTTGATCCGACGGCGCCCTATCAGCAGATCATCGACCGGCTCATCGACTGGGTGGCATTCACCCCCTTGCAGAATGTGACTGGTGAACCGGCGATTTCGCTGCCGATGGCGCAGTCCGCTTCCGGCCTGCCCGTGGGCATGATGTTCGCGGCGGGGGTGGGCGAGGAGGCCAGGCTGCTGGAGCTGGCCTTCGAGCTCGAACAGGCACAGCCGTGGGCGCGCATCCACAGCTGATTCCTGTCGAGCGACAGGGAGACGACGAAATCCGTAGCAGCGTGGACACAGTCGCGTAACCTGACTTCGGTCCATTTAACAGCCCGGATACTGCGGACGGCTGTCTGCGAAACTTTCGACTCCCAACATCGCTTCTCGTGGAGACCACTCAGGTCAGCAGCACCCCCGCTACAGGTCGATCACCGCAGATCCTCCCCGGCTCCGGGAACACGTTCATGTGCCTGGTCCGGTTCGCGCTGGCCAACGTCCGGCGCCGCCCCGAGCGTTTCGTCCTGTCCGTGGTCGGCATCGCGCTTGCCATCGCGTGTGTGACGATCGTGCGCACGATCTCGGCCGGGTTCGCCACGACGGGCGAGACGACGATCGCGGATGTCCTTGGCGGAGGCCAGTTGTGGGCCGTGCCTGCCGCGGGCGTGCACTACGACCCCGAGGTCCAGGCGATCATCGCCGACGGCCCCGCACCCGCCATCGTCGCGCCCGAGGGATGGACGGCGACTCGCACGCTGTCCGGCGTCGTCGACCTCGGCGGGCAGCCCGTGTCGTTGCGCGGCAGCGACGACGTATCCGCGGGGCAGGCGGTTCTGGGGTCGGCCCTTGCCGACCGGGTGGGTCTGGCCGACGGTGAGCGGGTCGAGGTGGGTGGGCAGAGCCTGGTGGCTACGATCCGCGGCGAGGGCCAGTCGATCTCGGTTCCGGCATCGGTGGCGCAGTCGGTGGTCGGGGACAACGGCTGGTGGATGTTGCTCGCTCCCGAAGGGCAGGAGCAACGCCGGGACCTCGGCCAGACATTCGGGGCGGCAGTCGATCTGCCGTTCACCACCGATCCGTCGGTGGTGCCCGACCCGGCGGGCGCGGGCCTGATCTACGACACCGTCGGCGGGTCCAGCCCGCTGACCTTCGAACAGCGGTACTCGGCGCTGTTCTCCGGCAAGGTGACCGGCTCGACCCTGGGAATGATCTCGATGGTCGGGCTCGGGCTCGGCTTCGTCATCGCGGTGTCCTCCTTTCTGGCCGCGGTCACCGAGCGGCGACGTGAGTTCGGGATCATGTCGAGCATCGGTCTTGCCGACGAGGTCCTGTACTTCTTCCTCGTCGAGTCGGCGATCGTGTTCCTCACGGCCTACGTCGTCGGGATCGCTGCTGCGGGTGTCGCCGTCGCGCTGGTGATCCCGGGTATCGCGTCGCTGTCGGCGTGGTTGCAGGGGGCGGCACTGACCGCGATGTTCCTGCCCGCCATGGCCATTGTCGGTGCGTTGGTGCCCGTGCACCGGTTGCTGCA includes the following:
- a CDS encoding FtsX-like permease family protein — its product is METTQVSSTPATGRSPQILPGSGNTFMCLVRFALANVRRRPERFVLSVVGIALAIACVTIVRTISAGFATTGETTIADVLGGGQLWAVPAAGVHYDPEVQAIIADGPAPAIVAPEGWTATRTLSGVVDLGGQPVSLRGSDDVSAGQAVLGSALADRVGLADGERVEVGGQSLVATIRGEGQSISVPASVAQSVVGDNGWWMLLAPEGQEQRRDLGQTFGAAVDLPFTTDPSVVPDPAGAGLIYDTVGGSSPLTFEQRYSALFSGKVTGSTLGMISMVGLGLGFVIAVSSFLAAVTERRREFGIMSSIGLADEVLYFFLVESAIVFLTAYVVGIAAAGVAVALVIPGIASLSAWLQGAALTAMFLPAMAIVGALVPVHRLLQQRPVELLGDR